The DNA sequence GGTATAGAATTTGGCGCGAAAACAACAAATAAAATTCTTCATAATATTGATTCTCAATTTCTTATTCGTGAGTTGCGCAAATCAACTTTCACCTCCCGGTGGAGAAAAAGATATAATTCCTCCGCAAATTATTTCATCATATCCGGAAAATGGAATGACAAATTTTGAAGATAATTATATTGAATTTACTTTTTCTGAATACGTTAACAAACGAACAATTAATGATGCATTTTTCATTTCGCCAATTTTGGAAGATGTACCGGAATTTTCTTGGACAAATAAATCCGTGGAAATAAATTTTAATGAAAAATTAAAAGAGAACACAACCTACTCTATTGTTATTGGTACTGAAGTTACAGATATCAACAATAACAATAAAATGATTGAACCATTTATTTTAACTTTTTCGACCGGAAGTAAAATTGATAGCGGAAATATAAGCGGAAAAATATTTGCTGATAAAGCAGACGGTACTATGATTTTTGCTTACGTAAATAAAAGCGATACGTTAAATATTTATAAAAATAAACCTAATTACGTTTCACAAATTAATAAAAAAGGCGAATATAAAATTAGTGGATTAGCAAACGGAACTTACGAACTTTTTGCTGTCAAAGATCAATTTAAAAATTTAGTTTATGATAAAGGTGAGGATTTAATTGGATATGCTACAAATAGTATTATAATTTCTGATTCACTTAATAAAGTTGAAAATATAAATTTTTTCTTAACAAAAGAAGATACACTTCCGCCAAATTTTCAAGCAATTACAATGACTGATAAAAATCATATTGTAGTTGAATTTAATGAACCGATTGATAGTTCAAAACTTAGTAATATAAATTTTTCAATAATTGACTCAACACAAAATTCAACTATTGATGTGAAAACAGTTTTTAAAGGAAACTCAAAAAAAAGTGAATACATTCTAGGCGTTGTAGATTCGTTGAATGTTGAAAATAATATTTATTTAATTGCAAAAAATATATTTGACTTAAGCAAAAATGAAATGCTTTCACAAAGTATAAATTTTACACCAAGTGAAAAAGCTGATACAAACATTATAAAAATTTCAAAACTTAATACACCATTTAATAGCAATACAATTGATTATCAATCGCCAAATTTTATTATAAATTTTTCAGATGCTTTTGATATATCCAACTTGAGTAATGATATAAAATTTTTAAATCCGGATAGCAGTGAAATAACTTTTAATTTTTCAAAAATTGATGATGCGTCAATAAAAATAATTCCGGAAAAAGATCTAAAACCAAAATCTATTTACAAACTTAAAATAGATTTTAAGGATATTATAGATTTGGCGGGAAATAAAATAGATACGGTTTTAATCAATAAAATCAATACTATCAGTAATATGGAATTTTCCGGAGTTAGCGGTATTGTTAAATCAAAAAATAAAAATGTAAAAGTTGTAATTAATAATATAGAAAATAAAAAGTCTCAGTTACAAAAAGAGATTATTAAAGATGGTAAATTTGAATTTGATAGAATAATTCCGGGAAAATATTTGTTATGGATTTATGATGATAAAGATTCGAATAATGCATATTCATTTGGAAATTTTGATTCTTTGAAATATTCCGAAGAATTTAAATTTTATCCGGATACTTTAAACCTAAGACCACGTTGGCCAATTGGCGATATTGAAATAGAATTTTAAAATCATTGAGTTAAGTATGAACGAACAATTAATTGAATGTGTACCAAACTTTTCTGAAGGTAGAGATTTAAATATCATCAAACAAATTACCGATGAAATTGAAAAAGTTGAAAATGTAAAACTGCTTGATGTTGACCGTGGCGCTGATATGAATAGAACGGTTGTAACTTTTATTGGTGATAAAAAAGGAGTTGCAGAGGCTGCATTTCAATCAATTAAAAAAGCGTCGGAATTAATTGATATGTCAAAACATTTTGGATCCCATCCGCGTATGGGTGCAACGGATGTTTGTCCATTTATTCCGGTAAATGGAATAAGCATTGATGAATGTATTGATATTTCAAAAGAAGTTGCTAAACGAGTTGGTGAGGAATTAAATATTCCCGTTTATTTATATGAAAAGTCTGCTCAGAAGTACGATAGAAAAAATTTAGCTGTAATTAGAAAAGGTGAGTACGAGGGATTACAAGAAAAATTAAAAGATGAAAATTGGAAACCGGATTTTGGTCCAATTGAATTTAATAAAAAAAGCGGCGCTACAGTAATTGGTGTAAGAGAATTTTTAATTGCTTACAATATAAATCTAAACACAAGGGAAAAACTTCATGCAATTGATATTGCATACGAGTTAAGGGAAAAGGGAAGATCAGCAAGACGACCGGTTTCAACTCCATATTATTATAAAAGTGAAAATTTAGTAAAATATGAAAACGGTTCTTATCCTTGCGGAGACTGCGATTTTATTGGTAATACTATTAATGAAACAATTTCTCATTGTAACGAAATTCATAATTATAATTTGATTGAATTATTAAAATTGAATGAAATTAGTCCAAATAATCCCGAAGGTGAATCTGTAAAAAAAAATGGGATGTTCCAAAACTGCAAAGCAATTGGCTGGATGGTTAAAGATTTTGATAGAGCGCAAATATCAATAAACTTAACGGATTATAATATAACTTCTATGCATCATGTTTTGGAGGCTGCAAGAAAATTAGCATTTGACAGAGGTTTAATTGTTACTGGAAGTGAGATTATCGGTATGGTACCATTTAAAGCTTTGTATGAATCTGGAAAATATTATTTGCAGAAGCAAGGAAGATCAACCGGAATTCCTACTAAAGATATTTTAAATACCGCAGTTCAATCATTGGGTTTAGATGATGTTTCAAAATTTAAAATAGAAGAACGCGTTTTAGGTTTACCGAAAAATTATTCTGATTCATTAATCGAAATGAAATTAAATGATTTTGTGGATGAAGTTTCAAGAGAATCACCTGCTCCTGGCGGCGGATCTATTGCAGCATTTGCTGGTGCTTTAGGGGCAGCATTATCTTCAATGGTAAGTAATTTATCTTCTTTTAAAAGAGGAACTGAAAACATTGATGAAATATTAAATAATTGTGCAAATGAATCTCAGCAAATTAAAGATGATTTGTTGAAAGCAGTTGATGAAGATACTCGTGCATTTAATGATTATATGATTGCAAAAAGATTGCCAAATATCACAAATGAGGAAAAAGAATTTAGGAAAGCTGCAATTTTAGATGGATTAAAAAAAGCTGTAAATGTGCCTTTAAGAACTTCTGAATTATCACTAAAAGTATTGGAAATTTCATTTACAGTAGTAAAGCTTGGAAACCCTAATTCAATTACGGATGTTGGCGTTGGAGCGCAAATGGCTTATTCCGGTGTGCTTGGCGGAATTTATAATGTGCTGGTAAATTTAAAAGAAATTAAAGATGAAACATTTTGTATTAGTATGAAAGAAAAATGTTCATTATTAAAAAATGATGCACAAAATAAATTATCTGAAATATTAAATTTTGTTGAATCAAAAATAAATTAAAATATTAATTTGCGTTTGATATATATTATTCAGTAATTAGGAATGAAGATAAGTTCTAAAAAATTTTAATACAAAATCACTTTTATTTTATTATAAATAAAATAGTTACAACAAATAAACGAGGAGGTTATATGAAAACTTCTTGGTTGTTTATAAGTGTTTTTGTGCTCAATCAAATTATTCCTTCGCCAAACATTTCACAAAATTTAAAAGTTTATCAAATTATTGGAAAGAAAATTGATTTTGTAATTTCAAAGTTTGGTAAACCGATTCATCAAGATAGAAGCAATCCCAATATGCAATGTATATTTTACAAAACTAATAATTCACAATCTGTTTTTGTTTCGGATAATGAAGGGGTTTTTCAAGCAGAATGTTCATATAATTATAGTTCAAAATCTTCTGCAAATGTTGAACTAAATAATTTTCTCACAAAATGTAAAAATGAAGGATATGAAATAGACACAATTAATTCCGCCGAATTTGATTTATCTTCTTCCGGAGTTAAAGTTAATGCTACGCTTTTTGAAAATAATTTTTCTAAAAAGTATGAAATAAAAGTGAAAGCAAATAAATCTGTGGGATTAAAATAAATTAAAATACTATTGTCTTTTTTCCGTAAACCAAAATTCTATTCTGACTTTGAAATAATAAAGCTCTGGCTAAAACTAATCTTTCCAAATCTCTTCCTTTTATAATCAAATCTTTTAAAGAATCATTGTGTGAAATACGAATTATATCTTGCTCAATAATTGGACCTTCATCAAGTTCATTTGTTACAAAATGACTTGTTGCACCAATTATTTTAACACCTCTTTCATACGCTTGCTTATAAGGATTTCCACCAATAAATGCGGGAAGAAACGAGTGATGAATATTTATAATTTTGTTCGGAAATTCGTTTACAAAATTTGCTGATAAAATTTGCATATATCTTGCAAGAACAATTACATCAATATGATTTTCTTTTAGAATGCTTAATTCATTTTGCTCAATTTCTATTTTATTGTTTTGGTTAATTTCAAAATAGTAAAACGGAATTAGATAATTTTCAGCTAATTTTTTAAGATCAGTATGATTTGAAATTACTAATTTGATATTAATATTATACTCATTCAGTTTATTACGCCATAAAATTTCATGAAGACAATGATCATATTTTGATACAAATATTGCAACATTTTGTTTTTCATCATCAAAATTAATTTTCCAATTTGCAGAAAATTCTTGAGCTAAAACCGAAAACGATTGATTAATAAAATTTTTAGTTGATAAATTTTCATCAAAACTCCACGCAACTCTAACAAAAAACATTGATTCTATTGGATCAACATGTTCATCAAGATCAATTATATTTCCATTAAGTTCATAAATTAATTTGGTGATTTTATAAACCAATCCCTTTTGATCTTTACAACTTAAAAGCAAAATTGCAGTATTATGCATATTATTAGATTTTATGGTTTGTATCTCAATTTAAAAAATTGTTACTTATATCAATAAAAATTTTAGAATTTGCTTATAAAAAAATCAGAAAAACTCTTTATAATATAATCATAATTTGAGTTTGTGAAAAATATTGGAGATATAAAATGAAAAAAGTTTTTAAAGTTGTTGGAGTTATTTTTGTTTTACTTTTGATTGCAATATTAGTTTTACTATTTTTCTTCAAATCACAAATCACTGATTTAATTAAACAAGAAGCTAATAAGAAATTAAATGCAACATTAAATTTTAATGATGTTGGATTAAACTTAATTTCCGATTTCCCAAATTTATCTTTATCTCTAAATGATTTAGCGATTGTAAACAAAGCTCCATTTGAAGGCGATACAATTTTCAGCAGTTCAAATTTGGGATTTTCAATTGATTTGATGAGTGTAATCAGCGGAGATAAAATAAAAATAAATTCATTCAATTTAGATGATCCAAAAATCTTTGTATATATTTTAAAAGATAGCAGTGCTAATTACAATATTTTTCCGGAAGAAGAAATTACGGATACTGTAAAAAAATCGGATGAGCAAAATATTTCTATTGATATAAATTCGTATGAAATTAAAAACGGACAAATTGCTTACATTGATCAAACTTCAAATATGGTTGCGGCAATTAAAGGATTAAATCATTCCGGTGATGGAGATTTTAGTCAAGAGTCTTTTATTCTTAACATAAAAACTTCAGTTGATGAATTAACATTTGAAATGGAAAATGTGAAATATTTAAATAGAGTAAAAGCAGATTTGGTAATGGATCTTGATGTGAATTTGAAAGACAAAAAATTTCTTCTAAAAAATAATCAGTTTAAAATTAATAATTTGGTTTTTAATTTAAGTGGAGGAGTTGAACTTCCGAATGATGAAATTTTTGTTGATTTAAAATTTGATTCACCGACTTCAAATTTTAAAGATATACTTTCATTAATCCCGGCAATTTATAAAAATAATTTTGCTGATTTAAAAGCCAGCGGGAATGCAAAACTTAATGGATTTGTAAAAGGAAGTATGGAAGAAAATATAATTCCTACTTTTAATCTAAAACTAAATATTGGCAATGCTAATTTCAGTTATCCGGATTTGCCGGTTCCGGTTAATAATGTAAACGTTGATTTATTTATTGAAAATAATGACGGAAAAATTAATAGCACAATTGTTGACCTTCGCAAAATACATTTTGAACTTGGTAAAGATTCTTTTGATGCGAAACTAAAATTAACAAATATTAAAGAATCTCCTTTTGTAGATGCGGCAATAAAAGGTACAATTAATTTTGATAATCTTAAAAAAGCAATCCAGTTGGAAAATGTTACAACATTAAGTGGAATTGTTAATGCTGATGTTAGTTTTAATGGAAATCTTCAAACTGAAACAAAAGATTATGAAAACTTAAATGCGAATGGAAAACTAATTTTACAAAACTTCAGATATAAATCTGCCGATCTAAAAGAAGAAATAAATATTACAAATTCTGAACTAAATTTTACTCCTAAAAAAGTTGAACTAAATTCTTTCAATGCAAAAATTGGTGAAAGTGATTTAAAAGCATCGGGAGATTTAAACAATCTAATTTCATTTTTCCTATCGGATGGAATTTTGTTTGGCAAACTCAATATTTCTTCAAATTATTTAAATCTAAATCCATTCATCAGTGATGAAACCCAAACGCAGCAAGCAAATTCTGATACGACAAAAATCGCTGCAGTAAATATTCCTAAAAATATTGAATTTATTCTTACATCTAATATTAAAAATTTGATTTATGACAATTTGGATATCAAAAATTTCCAAGGAAAATTAATTGTGAAGAATAGTAAAGTTGATATGCAGAATCTTTCTATGAATTTGATGAATGGAATTTTATCTGGCAACGGATATTATTTTAAGGATGAATCGGTAGAAAATCCGGAAGTAAAATTTGCAATGAATATTTCTAATTTCGATATTAATAAAACTTATAACTCGTTTGTTACTGTAAAACAATTTGCGCCAATAGCAAAATATATCCAAGGAAATTTTAGTTCGAATTTAACTTTTACAACAAATTTAAATAATGAATTAATTCCGGATTGGAATACTTTTAACAGCAACGGAAAACTAAATTTAGCTTCAATAGAAATCAAAAACTTTAAACCCTTTACTACATTGGGAAATATTTTGAAGTTATCTGAATTGTCAAATCCGAATATTAAAAATGTAAATCCGTCTTTTAAAATTGAAAACGGAAAATTTTATATATCACCGGTTTCGTATAAAGTTGGTAATTATGATATAACTTTTTCCGGTTCGAACAGTATTGATCAATCAATTGATTATGTTATGGAAATTGATGTTCCGGCAAGTAATTTAAGAAGTTCAGCAAATTCAGCAATTAGCGGACTATTGAAAAAAGATTTGGATTTAGTTAAGTCAGATAAAATAAAAGTTAAAGCATTTATTGGTGGTACAATTGATTCACCGAATATAAAAACTTCAGCTTCGGATATTGCAAAGAATATTGTAAGCGATGCGGTTGAAGAAATTAAGGAAAAAGTATTCGAAGAAGTTAAAGAAAAAGTTGACTCATTGAAAATTAAAGCTGAACAAAAATTGAAAGAAGAAGCAAAGAAAAAAGAAGATGAGTTAAAGAAAAAACTAGAAGAAGAAGCAAAGAAGAAATTAAAAAAATTAAAACTTTGGTAAATCTATTCTGAGTTTCAATTTATATTTACAGAAACTTAATTGGATTGATTAAAAAATAAAAACTTTGTAAGTTTACATATATTTTCATTAGGGGTGTCACAATAGTGACTGAGAGCAAACCCTTGAACCTGATCCGGGTAATTCTGGCGTAGGGAAATGAGTTTCTATTCTTTTAAAACCTTTTCTCTATGGGAATTGGTTTTTTTGTTTTATCCAATTCTCATCGCAAAAATCCCTATGAAAATTGATTGTTAATTATTTTCGAAGGAATTTTTATGAAACACATTTTAATATATTTATTTGTTTTAACTAATTTAATATTTTCACAAGAGATTAACATTTCTGGAACTGTTTTAGATGGAAAAACAAAATTACCTTTAACTTCAGCAAATGTTTTTTTATCCAAAAATAATATAGGTGTTGTTACAGATTTTGATGGAAAATTTCTTATAAAATCTAAAATAATTCCAAATGATAGTTTGGTAATAAGTTATATTGGATATAAAACTTATAAAACCGAACTTCAAGAATTTCTTAACTCAAATCGAATTATTGAATTAGAATGGATAGATTACAA is a window from the Ignavibacteriota bacterium genome containing:
- a CDS encoding Ig-like domain-containing protein, with the translated sequence MSCANQLSPPGGEKDIIPPQIISSYPENGMTNFEDNYIEFTFSEYVNKRTINDAFFISPILEDVPEFSWTNKSVEINFNEKLKENTTYSIVIGTEVTDINNNNKMIEPFILTFSTGSKIDSGNISGKIFADKADGTMIFAYVNKSDTLNIYKNKPNYVSQINKKGEYKISGLANGTYELFAVKDQFKNLVYDKGEDLIGYATNSIIISDSLNKVENINFFLTKEDTLPPNFQAITMTDKNHIVVEFNEPIDSSKLSNINFSIIDSTQNSTIDVKTVFKGNSKKSEYILGVVDSLNVENNIYLIAKNIFDLSKNEMLSQSINFTPSEKADTNIIKISKLNTPFNSNTIDYQSPNFIINFSDAFDISNLSNDIKFLNPDSSEITFNFSKIDDASIKIIPEKDLKPKSIYKLKIDFKDIIDLAGNKIDTVLINKINTISNMEFSGVSGIVKSKNKNVKVVINNIENKKSQLQKEIIKDGKFEFDRIIPGKYLLWIYDDKDSNNAYSFGNFDSLKYSEEFKFYPDTLNLRPRWPIGDIEIEF
- the ftcD gene encoding glutamate formimidoyltransferase, giving the protein MNEQLIECVPNFSEGRDLNIIKQITDEIEKVENVKLLDVDRGADMNRTVVTFIGDKKGVAEAAFQSIKKASELIDMSKHFGSHPRMGATDVCPFIPVNGISIDECIDISKEVAKRVGEELNIPVYLYEKSAQKYDRKNLAVIRKGEYEGLQEKLKDENWKPDFGPIEFNKKSGATVIGVREFLIAYNINLNTREKLHAIDIAYELREKGRSARRPVSTPYYYKSENLVKYENGSYPCGDCDFIGNTINETISHCNEIHNYNLIELLKLNEISPNNPEGESVKKNGMFQNCKAIGWMVKDFDRAQISINLTDYNITSMHHVLEAARKLAFDRGLIVTGSEIIGMVPFKALYESGKYYLQKQGRSTGIPTKDILNTAVQSLGLDDVSKFKIEERVLGLPKNYSDSLIEMKLNDFVDEVSRESPAPGGGSIAAFAGALGAALSSMVSNLSSFKRGTENIDEILNNCANESQQIKDDLLKAVDEDTRAFNDYMIAKRLPNITNEEKEFRKAAILDGLKKAVNVPLRTSELSLKVLEISFTVVKLGNPNSITDVGVGAQMAYSGVLGGIYNVLVNLKEIKDETFCISMKEKCSLLKNDAQNKLSEILNFVESKIN
- a CDS encoding AsmA family protein, whose translation is MKKVFKVVGVIFVLLLIAILVLLFFFKSQITDLIKQEANKKLNATLNFNDVGLNLISDFPNLSLSLNDLAIVNKAPFEGDTIFSSSNLGFSIDLMSVISGDKIKINSFNLDDPKIFVYILKDSSANYNIFPEEEITDTVKKSDEQNISIDINSYEIKNGQIAYIDQTSNMVAAIKGLNHSGDGDFSQESFILNIKTSVDELTFEMENVKYLNRVKADLVMDLDVNLKDKKFLLKNNQFKINNLVFNLSGGVELPNDEIFVDLKFDSPTSNFKDILSLIPAIYKNNFADLKASGNAKLNGFVKGSMEENIIPTFNLKLNIGNANFSYPDLPVPVNNVNVDLFIENNDGKINSTIVDLRKIHFELGKDSFDAKLKLTNIKESPFVDAAIKGTINFDNLKKAIQLENVTTLSGIVNADVSFNGNLQTETKDYENLNANGKLILQNFRYKSADLKEEINITNSELNFTPKKVELNSFNAKIGESDLKASGDLNNLISFFLSDGILFGKLNISSNYLNLNPFISDETQTQQANSDTTKIAAVNIPKNIEFILTSNIKNLIYDNLDIKNFQGKLIVKNSKVDMQNLSMNLMNGILSGNGYYFKDESVENPEVKFAMNISNFDINKTYNSFVTVKQFAPIAKYIQGNFSSNLTFTTNLNNELIPDWNTFNSNGKLNLASIEIKNFKPFTTLGNILKLSELSNPNIKNVNPSFKIENGKFYISPVSYKVGNYDITFSGSNSIDQSIDYVMEIDVPASNLRSSANSAISGLLKKDLDLVKSDKIKVKAFIGGTIDSPNIKTSASDIAKNIVSDAVEEIKEKVFEEVKEKVDSLKIKAEQKLKEEAKKKEDELKKKLEEEAKKKLKKLKLW
- the purU gene encoding formyltetrahydrofolate deformylase, producing MHNTAILLLSCKDQKGLVYKITKLIYELNGNIIDLDEHVDPIESMFFVRVAWSFDENLSTKNFINQSFSVLAQEFSANWKINFDDEKQNVAIFVSKYDHCLHEILWRNKLNEYNINIKLVISNHTDLKKLAENYLIPFYYFEINQNNKIEIEQNELSILKENHIDVIVLARYMQILSANFVNEFPNKIINIHHSFLPAFIGGNPYKQAYERGVKIIGATSHFVTNELDEGPIIEQDIIRISHNDSLKDLIIKGRDLERLVLARALLFQSQNRILVYGKKTIVF